A genomic window from Populus nigra chromosome 7, ddPopNigr1.1, whole genome shotgun sequence includes:
- the LOC133699098 gene encoding uncharacterized protein LOC133699098, which translates to MSSLKLYRSYHQSPFLPNVHKKMVKQTTFAPNKLVRRRKLAVRGCSGQESEKKTGSRSFLSLEEAGLVEISGLSTHERFLCRLTISSLNLLRVVSEQEGCTVEELNAGRVCDWFLKDKLKREQNIESAVLQWDDSELQF; encoded by the exons ATGAGTTCACTTAAACTTTATAGGAGTTATCATCAATCACCGTTTCTCCCAAACGTCCACAAAAAGATGGTAAAGCAAACCACTTTTGCTCCAAATAAGTTGGTTCGTAGAAGAAAGCTAGCAGTGAGAGGATGCAGTGGTCAAGAATCTGAGAAGAAGACAGGAAGCAGAAGTTTCTTGAGTCTTGAAGAAGCTGGTCTAGTTGAAATTTCCGGCTTAAGCACCCATGAAAGGTTCCTGTGCCGTTTAACG ATATCATCATTAAACCTTTTAAGAGTTGTATCAGAGCAAGAAGGGTGTACAGTTGAGGAGCTGAACGCTGGGAGGGTATGCGACTGGTTTTTGAAGGATAAGCTGAAAAGAGAGCAGAATATAGAGTCTGCAGTGCTTCAATGGGATGATTCTGAACTCCAATTTTGA
- the LOC133698255 gene encoding putative PAP-specific phosphatase, mitochondrial isoform X1 — protein MNLLQSSSQFSTVRFLHLHPSSPTPLRTRFLPVRSSLLPFTNQNAKYHRELEAAVDVVERACRICVDVKKSLYSSEGRIVEKNDNTPVTVADFGVQALVSLELSKVFPSIPLVAEEDSDFVRSNNLVDSVVSVVTDKASSNDKPLTNVDVLEAIDRGKNAIVYGTRPATYWVLDPIDGTKGFLKGSEALYVVGLALVVEGDIVLGVMGCPNWKEASSYNSTIDVQGSESVPTRSGILMVAHIGCGTWARQLSDLMGVSAKVPNGWTRCFVDGCHLVPKARFCISDSQTWESVPLSAFFSATSDADGVSDKEILLLPTCCGRPITSISDRFPCHFHDKSYVLCSLCKYLMVASGRASVFILRARAQTIIKAWDHAVGIICVHEAGGKVTDWKGSDIDLAADQVERRILFPSMGVLVSNGTIHNRILEMISSTS, from the exons ATGAATCTCCTTCAATCATCCTCCCAGTTTTCCACCGTCCGATTCCTTCACCTCCATCCTTCTTCCCCCACACCTCTCCGCACACGATTCCTCCCTGTGAG gTCGAGTCTTCTTCCATTCACAAATCAAAACGCCAAGTACCATAGAGAACTCGAAGCTGCAGTGGATGTTGTAGAGAGAGCGTGTCGTATCTGCGTTGAc GTGAAAAAGTCTTTGTATTCTAGTGAAGGACGTATTGTTGAGAAGAATGATAACACTCCTGTTACAGTTGCTGATTTTGGAGTGCAGGCTTTAGTCAGTTTGg AATTGAGTAAAGTGTTCCCTTCTATTCCATTGGTGGCTGAAGAGGATTCTGATTTTGTCCGTTCTAATAATCTGGTGGATTCTGTTGTGAGTGTGGTTACTGATAAAGCAAGCTCCAATGATAAGCCTTTGACAAATGTTGATGTTTTGGAAGCAATTGATAGAGGAAAGAATGCTATTGTCTATGGAACCAGGCCAGCCACATACTGG GTACTGGATCCAATTGATGGAACCAAAGGGTTTTTGAAAGGAAGTGAGGCCTTGTATGTG GTAGGTTTGGCTCTTGTAGTTGAAGGAGACATTGTATTAGGTGTCATGGGCTGCCCTAACTGGAAGGAGGCTAGTTCCTACAATTCCACCATTGATGTTCAAGGATCTGAAAGTGTGCCCACTAGATCAGGGATTTTAATGGTGGCCCATATTGGCTGCGGAACATGGGCAAGGCAGCTATCAGATCTGATGGGTGTTTCTGCCAAAGTGCCTAATGGTTGGACTAGGTGCTTTGTTGATGGATGCCATTTAGTACCCAAAGCACGTTTTTGCATTTCAGATAGTCAGACATGGGAGTCAGTGCCACTATCAGCATTTTTCAGCGCAACAAGTGATGCTGACGGTGTGAGCGATAAAGAGATTCTCCTTTTGCCGACATGTTGTGGAAG gCCCATCACATCAATTTCGGATCGTTTTCCATGTCATTTTCATGATAAAAGTTATGTTCTATGCAGTTTGTGCAAGTACTTGATGGTGGCTTCAGGTAGAGCATCAGTCTTCATTCTTCGAGCAAGAGCTCAGACAATTATCAAG GCTTGGGATCATGCTGTTGGCATAATATGTGTCCATGAAGCAGGGGGGAAG GTGACTGACTGGAAAGGCAGTGATATTGATCTTGCTGCAGATCAAGTTGAAAGAAGAATCTTATTCCCTTCAATGGGCGTTCTTGTGAGTAATGGCACTATACACAACCGGATCCTGGAGATGATTTCTTctacttcatga
- the LOC133698255 gene encoding putative PAP-specific phosphatase, mitochondrial isoform X2 — protein sequence MNLLQSSSQFSTVRFLHLHPSSPTPLRTRFLPVRSSLLPFTNQNAKYHRELEAAVDVVERACRICVDVKKSLYSSEGRIVEKNDNTPVTVADFGVQALVSLELSKVFPSIPLVAEEDSDFVRSNNLVDSVVSVVTDKASSNDKPLTNVDVLEAIDRGKNAIVYGTRPATYWVLDPIDGTKGFLKGSEALYVVGLALVVEGDIVLGVMGCPNWKEASSYNSTIDVQGSESVPTRSGILMVAHIGCGTWARQLSDLMGVSAKVPNGWTRCFVDGCHLVPKARFCISDSQTWESVPLSAFFSATSDADGVSDKEILLLPTCCGRPITSISDRFPCHFHDKSYVLCSLCKYLMVASGRASVFILRARAQTIIKVTDWKGSDIDLAADQVERRILFPSMGVLVSNGTIHNRILEMISSTS from the exons ATGAATCTCCTTCAATCATCCTCCCAGTTTTCCACCGTCCGATTCCTTCACCTCCATCCTTCTTCCCCCACACCTCTCCGCACACGATTCCTCCCTGTGAG gTCGAGTCTTCTTCCATTCACAAATCAAAACGCCAAGTACCATAGAGAACTCGAAGCTGCAGTGGATGTTGTAGAGAGAGCGTGTCGTATCTGCGTTGAc GTGAAAAAGTCTTTGTATTCTAGTGAAGGACGTATTGTTGAGAAGAATGATAACACTCCTGTTACAGTTGCTGATTTTGGAGTGCAGGCTTTAGTCAGTTTGg AATTGAGTAAAGTGTTCCCTTCTATTCCATTGGTGGCTGAAGAGGATTCTGATTTTGTCCGTTCTAATAATCTGGTGGATTCTGTTGTGAGTGTGGTTACTGATAAAGCAAGCTCCAATGATAAGCCTTTGACAAATGTTGATGTTTTGGAAGCAATTGATAGAGGAAAGAATGCTATTGTCTATGGAACCAGGCCAGCCACATACTGG GTACTGGATCCAATTGATGGAACCAAAGGGTTTTTGAAAGGAAGTGAGGCCTTGTATGTG GTAGGTTTGGCTCTTGTAGTTGAAGGAGACATTGTATTAGGTGTCATGGGCTGCCCTAACTGGAAGGAGGCTAGTTCCTACAATTCCACCATTGATGTTCAAGGATCTGAAAGTGTGCCCACTAGATCAGGGATTTTAATGGTGGCCCATATTGGCTGCGGAACATGGGCAAGGCAGCTATCAGATCTGATGGGTGTTTCTGCCAAAGTGCCTAATGGTTGGACTAGGTGCTTTGTTGATGGATGCCATTTAGTACCCAAAGCACGTTTTTGCATTTCAGATAGTCAGACATGGGAGTCAGTGCCACTATCAGCATTTTTCAGCGCAACAAGTGATGCTGACGGTGTGAGCGATAAAGAGATTCTCCTTTTGCCGACATGTTGTGGAAG gCCCATCACATCAATTTCGGATCGTTTTCCATGTCATTTTCATGATAAAAGTTATGTTCTATGCAGTTTGTGCAAGTACTTGATGGTGGCTTCAGGTAGAGCATCAGTCTTCATTCTTCGAGCAAGAGCTCAGACAATTATCAAG GTGACTGACTGGAAAGGCAGTGATATTGATCTTGCTGCAGATCAAGTTGAAAGAAGAATCTTATTCCCTTCAATGGGCGTTCTTGTGAGTAATGGCACTATACACAACCGGATCCTGGAGATGATTTCTTctacttcatga
- the LOC133698255 gene encoding putative PAP-specific phosphatase, mitochondrial isoform X3 gives MNLLQSSSQFSTVRFLHLHPSSPTPLRTRFLPVRSSLLPFTNQNAKYHRELEAAVDVVERACRICVDVKKSLYSSEGRIVEKNDNTPVTVADFGVQALVSLELSKVFPSIPLVAEEDSDFVRSNNLVDSVVSVVTDKASSNDKPLTNVDVLEAIDRGKNAIVYGTRPATYWVLDPIDGTKGFLKGSEALYVVGLALVVEGDIVLGVMGCPNWKEASSYNSTIDVQGSESVPTRSGILMVAHIGCGTWARQLSDLMGVSAKVPNGWTRCFVDGCHLVPKARFCISDSQTWESVPLSAFFSATSDADGVSDKEILLLPTCCGSLCKYLMVASGRASVFILRARAQTIIKAWDHAVGIICVHEAGGKVTDWKGSDIDLAADQVERRILFPSMGVLVSNGTIHNRILEMISSTS, from the exons ATGAATCTCCTTCAATCATCCTCCCAGTTTTCCACCGTCCGATTCCTTCACCTCCATCCTTCTTCCCCCACACCTCTCCGCACACGATTCCTCCCTGTGAG gTCGAGTCTTCTTCCATTCACAAATCAAAACGCCAAGTACCATAGAGAACTCGAAGCTGCAGTGGATGTTGTAGAGAGAGCGTGTCGTATCTGCGTTGAc GTGAAAAAGTCTTTGTATTCTAGTGAAGGACGTATTGTTGAGAAGAATGATAACACTCCTGTTACAGTTGCTGATTTTGGAGTGCAGGCTTTAGTCAGTTTGg AATTGAGTAAAGTGTTCCCTTCTATTCCATTGGTGGCTGAAGAGGATTCTGATTTTGTCCGTTCTAATAATCTGGTGGATTCTGTTGTGAGTGTGGTTACTGATAAAGCAAGCTCCAATGATAAGCCTTTGACAAATGTTGATGTTTTGGAAGCAATTGATAGAGGAAAGAATGCTATTGTCTATGGAACCAGGCCAGCCACATACTGG GTACTGGATCCAATTGATGGAACCAAAGGGTTTTTGAAAGGAAGTGAGGCCTTGTATGTG GTAGGTTTGGCTCTTGTAGTTGAAGGAGACATTGTATTAGGTGTCATGGGCTGCCCTAACTGGAAGGAGGCTAGTTCCTACAATTCCACCATTGATGTTCAAGGATCTGAAAGTGTGCCCACTAGATCAGGGATTTTAATGGTGGCCCATATTGGCTGCGGAACATGGGCAAGGCAGCTATCAGATCTGATGGGTGTTTCTGCCAAAGTGCCTAATGGTTGGACTAGGTGCTTTGTTGATGGATGCCATTTAGTACCCAAAGCACGTTTTTGCATTTCAGATAGTCAGACATGGGAGTCAGTGCCACTATCAGCATTTTTCAGCGCAACAAGTGATGCTGACGGTGTGAGCGATAAAGAGATTCTCCTTTTGCCGACATGTTGTGGAAG TTTGTGCAAGTACTTGATGGTGGCTTCAGGTAGAGCATCAGTCTTCATTCTTCGAGCAAGAGCTCAGACAATTATCAAG GCTTGGGATCATGCTGTTGGCATAATATGTGTCCATGAAGCAGGGGGGAAG GTGACTGACTGGAAAGGCAGTGATATTGATCTTGCTGCAGATCAAGTTGAAAGAAGAATCTTATTCCCTTCAATGGGCGTTCTTGTGAGTAATGGCACTATACACAACCGGATCCTGGAGATGATTTCTTctacttcatga
- the LOC133698255 gene encoding putative PAP-specific phosphatase, mitochondrial isoform X4, which translates to MNLLQSSSQFSTVRFLHLHPSSPTPLRTRFLPVRSSLLPFTNQNAKYHRELEAAVDVVERACRICVDVKKSLYSSEGRIVEKNDNTPVTVADFGVQALVSLELSKVFPSIPLVAEEDSDFVRSNNLVDSVVSVVTDKASSNDKPLTNVDVLEAIDRGKNAIVYGTRPATYWVLDPIDGTKGFLKGSEALYVVGLALVVEGDIVLGVMGCPNWKEASSYNSTIDVQGSESVPTRSGILMVAHIGCGTWARQLSDLMGVSAKVPNGWTRCFVDGCHLVPKARFCISDSQTWESVPLSAFFSATSDADGVSDKEILLLPTCCGSLCKYLMVASGRASVFILRARAQTIIKVTDWKGSDIDLAADQVERRILFPSMGVLVSNGTIHNRILEMISSTS; encoded by the exons ATGAATCTCCTTCAATCATCCTCCCAGTTTTCCACCGTCCGATTCCTTCACCTCCATCCTTCTTCCCCCACACCTCTCCGCACACGATTCCTCCCTGTGAG gTCGAGTCTTCTTCCATTCACAAATCAAAACGCCAAGTACCATAGAGAACTCGAAGCTGCAGTGGATGTTGTAGAGAGAGCGTGTCGTATCTGCGTTGAc GTGAAAAAGTCTTTGTATTCTAGTGAAGGACGTATTGTTGAGAAGAATGATAACACTCCTGTTACAGTTGCTGATTTTGGAGTGCAGGCTTTAGTCAGTTTGg AATTGAGTAAAGTGTTCCCTTCTATTCCATTGGTGGCTGAAGAGGATTCTGATTTTGTCCGTTCTAATAATCTGGTGGATTCTGTTGTGAGTGTGGTTACTGATAAAGCAAGCTCCAATGATAAGCCTTTGACAAATGTTGATGTTTTGGAAGCAATTGATAGAGGAAAGAATGCTATTGTCTATGGAACCAGGCCAGCCACATACTGG GTACTGGATCCAATTGATGGAACCAAAGGGTTTTTGAAAGGAAGTGAGGCCTTGTATGTG GTAGGTTTGGCTCTTGTAGTTGAAGGAGACATTGTATTAGGTGTCATGGGCTGCCCTAACTGGAAGGAGGCTAGTTCCTACAATTCCACCATTGATGTTCAAGGATCTGAAAGTGTGCCCACTAGATCAGGGATTTTAATGGTGGCCCATATTGGCTGCGGAACATGGGCAAGGCAGCTATCAGATCTGATGGGTGTTTCTGCCAAAGTGCCTAATGGTTGGACTAGGTGCTTTGTTGATGGATGCCATTTAGTACCCAAAGCACGTTTTTGCATTTCAGATAGTCAGACATGGGAGTCAGTGCCACTATCAGCATTTTTCAGCGCAACAAGTGATGCTGACGGTGTGAGCGATAAAGAGATTCTCCTTTTGCCGACATGTTGTGGAAG TTTGTGCAAGTACTTGATGGTGGCTTCAGGTAGAGCATCAGTCTTCATTCTTCGAGCAAGAGCTCAGACAATTATCAAG GTGACTGACTGGAAAGGCAGTGATATTGATCTTGCTGCAGATCAAGTTGAAAGAAGAATCTTATTCCCTTCAATGGGCGTTCTTGTGAGTAATGGCACTATACACAACCGGATCCTGGAGATGATTTCTTctacttcatga